One Nicotiana tomentosiformis chromosome 4, ASM39032v3, whole genome shotgun sequence genomic window carries:
- the LOC138909508 gene encoding uncharacterized protein — MGIVESSRVAFTTFQLKGAAYQWWRAYELGSQVEEALLNWAQFSQMFMREFVPQSLRNAWRTEFEQLCQGAMSVSEYAVWFSELSRHAPALVSTFIERVCRFIEGLNPGIKFSMARDLETDIPYQQAMEISQR, encoded by the coding sequence atgggtattgtggagtcgagtAGGGTTGcattcactacgttccagcttaagggagcggcttatcagtggtggcgagcgtatgagCTGGGTAGCCAGGTCGAGGAAGCTTTACTCAATTGGGCTCAGTTCTCACAGATGTtcatgagggagtttgttccccaaagtCTTAGaaatgcatggcgcacagagtttgagcagttgtgccagggtgctatgagcgtatcggagtatgcagtctggttcagtgagttgtccagacatgcacctgcattAGTTTCCACTTTCATAGAGCGAGtttgtcgatttatcgaggggctcaaccctggtattaaattcagcatggctcgagattTGGAGACTGACATCCCATACCAGCAGGCTATGGAGATCTCTCAGAGATAG